The DNA sequence GCGGCGGCGGCAGAGGGTTTCACCGCTATCGCCCTGGACCGACCGGGCTACGGTTCTTCTGCGGTGTACGCCGGCGAGTTCGCCGACCCGGAACGCCGGGTGAGTGCTGCGCTGGCCGCGGCCGAGAAGATGCTGGGCCCGGGAAGCCGTGGCGCGGGGTTCTTCCTGCTCGGCCACTCGGCCGGTTGCGAATTGGCGCTGCGGATGGCGGCCGCCGCGGACGACGTGGTCGGCGTGGAGTTGTCCGGCACTGGTCTGCGTTATACCGACGAGGCCAAAGCAATCATCAGCGAGGCCACGGTCACCTCCCGACCGGCGGGGTTACGCGATCTGCTCTGGCAGCCGACCGATCTCTACCCCGCCGAGGTCCTCACCGGTGGCCTCTCGGCACCCGGGGTGGCCTACGAGTCCAAGGTGACCGCTCACTGGGCGCGCCGGGATTTTCCGGCGATTGCCGCGAGAGTGACTGTGCCGGTGCAGTTCAGCGTCGCCGATCACGAGAGAGTATGGGAAACGACGCCGGAGTCGCTGAGCGCGATCACGGATCTGTTCGCGGGTCCTGTCCGGCTGAACCACATGGCAAACAGCGGACACAACTTGAGCGTCGGCAGAACCGCAGACCGGTACCACCGGAACGTGCTGTCGTTCCTCGAAGAATGCATCGCAGGCAGCGGCCGCGACCGAGAGCAAGTGGAGGCGAGTTGATGCGCGTCGGATTCATCGGACTGGGCAGCCAGGGCGGGCCCATGGCGCGGCGGATCGCCGAGGGGGGCTTCGAGACCACGCTGTGGGCGCGCCGACCGGCCAGCCTGGAGCCCTACGCGCACACTCCGGCGAAGACGGCTGCGACACCGGCCGAGTTGGCTGCCGCCAGCGACCTGGTGTGCCTGTGTGTCGTCGGTGACGACGACGTCCGCGAGGTACTCAACGGAGACAACGGCGTATTGGCCGGGCTCGCCGAAGGCGGCATCGTCGCAATCCACAGCACCGTTCATCCCGACACGTGCCGTGACATCGCCGAAATGGCTGGCGCACAGGGCGTCTCGGTCATCGATGCACCGGTTTCCGGCGGCGGCCCCGCAGTCGAGGAGGGCACGCTGTTGGTCATGGTCGGCGGCGACGAGGAGGTCGTCGAACGGTGCCGGCCGGTGTTCGCCACCTACGCCGACCCGATCGTGCACCTCGGCCCGCTCGGTGCCGGGCAGAGCACCAAGATCTTGAACAACCTGCTGTTCAGCGCGAATCTGGGCAGCGCGGTGAGCACGCTGGAGTTGGGTGAATCGCTCAGCATCGCGCGGGACAAGCTGGTCGAGGTGCTCAACCGGGGGTCGGCGACCAGCAAGGCGGTCGGCAGTATCTCGATGTTCGGCGGAACGCTGGAGGGTCTGGCCCCGATCGCCGGGGCATTGCTGCAGAAGGACGTCCGGCACGCTGCCAGCCTCGCGTCCGCCGCGTCGGCCCCGGAGGGGGCGGTGTTCACCGCGGCGGACGCGGCGCTGGCGGCCATGGAGTACGGCCGATGAGCGCTTGCGCGAAGAGCAGAGCAGCACGATGAGCGCTTGCGCGAAGAGCAGAGCAGCACGATGAGCGCTTGCGCGAAGAGCAGAGCAGCACGATGAGCGCTTGCGCGAAGAGCAGAGCAACCCGATGACCCGTGTCGGTTTCGTCGGTGCGGGCCGCATGGGCACCCCGATGGTGACCCGCCTCGTCGGCGCCGGCCACGAGGTCCGGGTGCTGGCGCGCGCCGGCGAGAAGGCCGCTGCGCTGGCTGAACAGGGAGCCGAGCCGGTCACCGACCTGGCTGCGGTGGCCACCGGCGCCGACGT is a window from the Mycolicibacterium poriferae genome containing:
- a CDS encoding NAD(P)-dependent oxidoreductase, producing the protein MRVGFIGLGSQGGPMARRIAEGGFETTLWARRPASLEPYAHTPAKTAATPAELAAASDLVCLCVVGDDDVREVLNGDNGVLAGLAEGGIVAIHSTVHPDTCRDIAEMAGAQGVSVIDAPVSGGGPAVEEGTLLVMVGGDEEVVERCRPVFATYADPIVHLGPLGAGQSTKILNNLLFSANLGSAVSTLELGESLSIARDKLVEVLNRGSATSKAVGSISMFGGTLEGLAPIAGALLQKDVRHAASLASAASAPEGAVFTAADAALAAMEYGR
- a CDS encoding alpha/beta fold hydrolase, with protein sequence MSGLDAAAPEPRAVIVAAHGGATSSAYFDCPGNPTLSLLRAAAAEGFTAIALDRPGYGSSAVYAGEFADPERRVSAALAAAEKMLGPGSRGAGFFLLGHSAGCELALRMAAAADDVVGVELSGTGLRYTDEAKAIISEATVTSRPAGLRDLLWQPTDLYPAEVLTGGLSAPGVAYESKVTAHWARRDFPAIAARVTVPVQFSVADHERVWETTPESLSAITDLFAGPVRLNHMANSGHNLSVGRTADRYHRNVLSFLEECIAGSGRDREQVEAS